One part of the Oceanihabitans sp. IOP_32 genome encodes these proteins:
- the miaB gene encoding tRNA (N6-isopentenyl adenosine(37)-C2)-methylthiotransferase MiaB, which produces MEKIIDESKQGQSLVLDHKKENTRKLFIESYGCAMNFSDSEIVASILTNEGFNTTQTLEEADLVLVNTCSIRDKAEQTIRKRLEKYNAVKRDLNPKMKVGVLGCMAERLKTKFLEEEKIVDLVVGPDAYKDLPNLLAEVDQGRDAINVILSKDETYGDISPVRLNSNGVTAFVSITRGCDNMCTFCVVPFTRGRERSRDPQSIIEEINDLWHKGYKEITLLGQNVDSYLWYGGGLKKDFNKASDMQKATAVNFSNLLEICAKAQPKMRIRFSTSNPQDLTLDVVKTMAKHQNICKHIHLPVQSGSNRILKAMNRLHTREEYMQLIDQIREIIPDCAISQDMIIGFPTETETDFQDTLSLMAYVKYNFGYMYAYSERPGTMAGRNMEDDIPEAVKKRRLQDVVDLQRKHSEITTKTWLNKTVEVLIEKESKKSESQWSGRTPQNIVCVFPKENYNIGEFVNVKVTDCTSATLIGEAVSLSDNN; this is translated from the coding sequence ATGGAGAAAATAATAGACGAAAGCAAACAGGGTCAATCTTTAGTATTAGACCATAAAAAAGAAAATACACGTAAACTTTTTATTGAAAGCTATGGCTGTGCCATGAATTTTAGCGATAGTGAGATTGTAGCTTCCATCTTAACCAACGAGGGATTTAACACTACTCAAACCTTAGAAGAGGCTGATTTGGTATTGGTTAACACTTGCTCTATTCGGGATAAAGCAGAACAAACCATACGCAAACGTTTAGAAAAATATAACGCTGTAAAACGCGACCTAAATCCAAAGATGAAAGTGGGCGTTTTGGGCTGCATGGCAGAACGCCTGAAAACAAAATTTCTTGAAGAAGAAAAAATTGTTGATTTAGTTGTTGGTCCAGATGCTTACAAAGACCTACCCAATCTTCTTGCCGAAGTTGATCAAGGTAGAGACGCGATAAACGTGATCCTCTCTAAAGACGAAACCTACGGAGACATTTCTCCGGTTAGATTAAACAGCAATGGAGTCACCGCGTTTGTATCGATTACTCGTGGTTGTGATAATATGTGTACCTTCTGCGTGGTGCCTTTTACACGGGGGAGAGAACGCAGTAGAGATCCGCAGAGTATTATAGAAGAAATTAACGACTTATGGCACAAAGGATATAAAGAAATCACCTTGCTTGGACAAAACGTGGACAGCTATCTGTGGTATGGCGGTGGTTTAAAAAAAGATTTTAATAAAGCCAGCGACATGCAAAAAGCTACAGCTGTAAATTTTTCTAATTTATTGGAAATTTGTGCGAAAGCCCAGCCTAAAATGCGTATTCGTTTTTCGACATCAAACCCACAAGATTTAACGCTTGATGTTGTTAAGACCATGGCGAAGCACCAAAACATATGTAAGCACATACACCTACCAGTGCAAAGTGGCAGTAACCGCATTTTAAAAGCCATGAACCGCTTACATACGCGAGAAGAATACATGCAACTTATAGATCAAATTCGCGAAATTATTCCAGACTGCGCTATAAGTCAAGATATGATTATTGGATTTCCTACCGAAACAGAAACCGATTTTCAAGACACCTTGTCTTTAATGGCCTACGTAAAATATAATTTTGGTTATATGTATGCTTATTCAGAGCGCCCAGGCACCATGGCAGGACGCAATATGGAAGACGACATCCCTGAAGCCGTAAAAAAAAGACGCCTTCAAGACGTCGTCGATTTACAGCGTAAACACAGTGAAATTACTACGAAAACATGGCTTAACAAAACGGTAGAAGTTTTAATTGAAAAAGAGTCGAAAAAATCTGAATCACAATGGTCTGGCCGCACGCCTCAAAACATAGTTTGTGTGTTTCCAAAAGAAAATTATAACATTGGCGAGTTTGTAAATGTAAAAGTTACAGATTGCACCAGTGCCACTCTAATTGGAGAAGCTGTAAGTTTAAGTGATAATAATTAA
- the topA gene encoding type I DNA topoisomerase: MAKNLVIVESPAKAKTIEKFLGKDFKVESSFGHISDLPSKELGVNVEGDFKPTYEVSKDKKAVVKKLKDLAKKAEMVWLASDEDREGEAIAWHLAEALKLDKDKTKRIVFHEITKSAIDKAIENPRGIDYDLVDAQQARRVLDRIVGYELSPVLWRKVKGGLSAGRVQSVSVRLIVERERDIQNFKPVASYRIDAEFSNEEGKTFKAKLPKNFSSKTEAQNFLEQNLSAHFKVADLQKKPAKKSPAPPFTTSTLQQEAARKLYFSVSKTMTMAQRLYEAGLITYMRTDSVNLSDEARKGAEAEIKTAYGSKYSKPRNFKGKAKGAQEAHEAIRPTSFAIHSVDIDYDQARLYDLIWKRSIASQMSDAQLERTNVKISASTHKETFTANGEVITFDGFLKVYLEGTDDEDVEQEGMLPAMKASETLLNNYITATQRYTRPPARYTEASLVKKLEELGIGRPSTYAPTISTIQNRNYVEKGTVEGEARNYSQLTLKAGEVKEKTLSEKVGSDKGKLVPTDIGMIVTDFLVNHFENILDYNFTAKVEADFDDIAEGKEDWIKMMKSFYKDFHPQVEHVKENAERESGERILGEDPKTGKRVSVRLGKFGPMVQIGTVDDEEKPQFASLGPDQQLNTITFEEAMDLFKLPKDLGTYEGEEVLVNNGRFGPYVKFGETFVSLPKGTDPLNVELEDAIVLIKEKQKADAPIYMYKELPVQKGKGRFGPFIKWNNMFINVNKKYDWDNLSEEDIVELIETKIQKEIDKVIHNWEDEGIRVEKARWGRHNVIKGKIKVELAKTIDVSDMTLDEAKALIEAKTPKKKAAKKKPATKKTTTKKTTKKKTAVKKK, encoded by the coding sequence ATGGCAAAGAATTTAGTGATTGTTGAGTCACCTGCTAAGGCAAAAACTATAGAAAAATTTCTAGGAAAAGATTTTAAAGTAGAATCTAGTTTTGGGCATATATCCGATTTACCTTCAAAGGAATTGGGTGTAAATGTAGAAGGTGATTTTAAACCAACGTACGAAGTCTCTAAAGATAAAAAAGCAGTAGTAAAAAAGCTAAAAGATTTAGCGAAAAAAGCCGAAATGGTATGGCTAGCTAGTGATGAGGATCGCGAGGGTGAGGCTATAGCATGGCATTTGGCCGAGGCATTAAAACTCGATAAAGATAAAACAAAACGTATTGTTTTTCATGAAATTACCAAGTCGGCTATCGATAAAGCTATCGAAAACCCGAGAGGTATTGATTACGATTTAGTCGATGCACAACAAGCGCGTCGAGTATTAGATAGAATAGTAGGTTACGAGTTGTCGCCTGTGCTTTGGCGAAAGGTAAAAGGTGGTTTATCGGCAGGACGAGTACAGTCGGTTTCTGTGCGATTAATTGTCGAGCGAGAAAGGGATATTCAAAATTTTAAGCCTGTTGCTTCGTATCGCATTGATGCCGAGTTTTCAAATGAAGAAGGTAAGACATTTAAAGCCAAATTGCCTAAAAACTTTTCATCGAAAACAGAAGCTCAAAACTTTTTGGAGCAAAATCTTTCGGCTCATTTTAAAGTAGCCGATCTTCAAAAAAAACCAGCTAAAAAATCGCCTGCACCCCCATTTACGACATCGACCTTACAACAAGAAGCGGCACGTAAATTATATTTTTCGGTAAGTAAGACCATGACCATGGCGCAACGGCTTTACGAGGCTGGTTTAATTACCTATATGAGAACCGATAGTGTTAATTTATCAGACGAAGCACGAAAAGGTGCCGAGGCCGAAATTAAAACGGCTTATGGTAGTAAGTATAGTAAACCACGAAATTTTAAAGGCAAAGCTAAAGGTGCACAAGAGGCGCACGAGGCCATTCGACCAACAAGTTTTGCTATCCATTCTGTAGATATCGATTACGACCAAGCGCGTTTGTACGATTTAATTTGGAAACGTTCTATCGCTTCGCAAATGAGTGACGCCCAATTAGAGCGTACCAATGTTAAAATAAGCGCTTCAACCCACAAAGAAACCTTCACTGCGAATGGAGAGGTTATCACTTTCGATGGCTTTTTAAAAGTGTATTTAGAAGGTACCGACGATGAAGATGTTGAGCAAGAAGGTATGCTGCCAGCGATGAAAGCCAGCGAAACCTTACTCAATAATTACATAACCGCAACGCAGCGTTATACACGTCCGCCTGCAAGATATACCGAAGCCTCTTTAGTTAAAAAATTAGAAGAATTAGGAATTGGGCGTCCCTCAACCTACGCACCAACCATTTCGACCATCCAGAATAGAAATTATGTAGAAAAAGGAACTGTTGAAGGAGAAGCACGAAACTATTCGCAATTAACACTTAAAGCAGGGGAGGTAAAGGAAAAAACCTTATCCGAAAAAGTAGGATCGGATAAAGGTAAACTCGTACCAACAGATATTGGTATGATTGTAACCGATTTTTTAGTCAATCATTTCGAAAACATTTTAGATTATAACTTTACTGCCAAAGTTGAGGCAGATTTCGATGATATAGCCGAAGGAAAAGAGGATTGGATAAAAATGATGAAATCCTTTTATAAAGATTTTCATCCGCAGGTAGAACATGTTAAAGAAAACGCCGAAAGAGAGTCTGGAGAACGCATTTTAGGCGAAGATCCCAAAACTGGAAAACGCGTAAGTGTGCGTTTGGGTAAGTTTGGTCCTATGGTTCAAATTGGTACTGTAGACGACGAAGAGAAACCACAATTTGCTAGTTTAGGACCAGATCAACAATTAAATACCATAACCTTTGAAGAGGCTATGGATTTGTTTAAACTCCCAAAAGATTTGGGGACTTACGAGGGTGAAGAGGTGCTGGTTAATAATGGACGCTTTGGGCCCTATGTAAAATTTGGAGAAACCTTCGTCTCGCTTCCAAAAGGGACAGATCCTTTAAATGTAGAATTAGAGGATGCTATTGTGTTAATAAAGGAAAAGCAAAAAGCTGATGCGCCCATATATATGTACAAAGAATTGCCAGTACAAAAAGGTAAAGGGCGTTTTGGTCCCTTCATTAAATGGAACAATATGTTCATTAATGTGAATAAAAAATACGATTGGGATAATTTGTCGGAAGAAGATATTGTGGAGTTGATTGAGACTAAAATTCAAAAAGAAATCGACAAAGTTATCCATAATTGGGAAGATGAAGGCATTCGGGTAGAAAAAGCACGCTGGGGAAGACACAACGTTATAAAAGGAAAAATAAAAGTGGAGTTGGCAAAGACAATTGATGTTTCCGATATGACCTTAGATGAAGCCAAGGCGCTTATTGAAGCCAAAACCCCAAAGAAAAAAGCAGCCAAAAAGAAGCCGGCTACAAAAAAAACAACGACTAAGAAAACCACCAAAAAGAAAACCGCAGTAAAAAAGAAATAA
- a CDS encoding formimidoylglutamase has protein sequence MNFSFLSPVSDVVLAHNALLSPQALGRKLRIHSAKNGMPDLEGVHIALFGVLENRNDAHYIGEAFQINEIRKSFYALYPGSWHATVADLGNINKGETVEDTYFAVKEAVSILVQQNIIPLIIGGSQDLTYANYRAYDALIPMVNIVNVDCKFNLGDSQKPLKSDSFIGKIVLEEPYNLFNYATIGYQTYFNSQEEIDLMEKLYFESYRLGEVSKDITLVEPVLRDANIVSVDLNAVKASEVSVNQKYSPNGLDGKEICAISRYAGISNKVSSFGIYGYKPSKDDEITSMLIAQIIWYFIEGYNFRVKDDVFVDEKSYQKFIALVDDQELVFYKSTASGRWWIEIPFLSDINNKLKRHTLLPCTHQDYLEACNNHIPERWYKAFQKNCF, from the coding sequence ATGAATTTTAGTTTCTTATCGCCAGTTTCAGATGTCGTATTAGCTCATAATGCGTTGCTTTCACCTCAAGCATTAGGGCGTAAATTACGAATTCATTCGGCAAAAAATGGTATGCCGGACTTAGAGGGTGTTCATATTGCTCTTTTTGGTGTGCTAGAAAATAGAAACGACGCCCATTATATTGGTGAAGCATTTCAAATTAATGAAATTAGAAAATCTTTTTACGCCCTTTATCCAGGTAGCTGGCACGCTACAGTGGCAGATTTAGGTAATATTAATAAAGGAGAAACTGTTGAGGATACTTATTTTGCTGTAAAAGAAGCCGTTTCCATATTGGTTCAACAAAACATCATCCCTCTTATTATTGGGGGATCGCAAGATTTAACCTATGCCAATTATCGAGCCTACGATGCGCTAATTCCAATGGTTAATATTGTAAATGTGGATTGTAAATTTAATTTAGGTGACTCTCAAAAACCACTAAAAAGTGATAGTTTTATTGGTAAGATAGTATTAGAAGAGCCCTATAATCTTTTTAATTATGCTACTATTGGATATCAAACCTATTTTAACTCTCAAGAAGAAATAGATTTGATGGAAAAACTTTATTTTGAATCTTATCGTCTCGGTGAAGTTTCAAAAGACATTACTCTAGTCGAACCCGTTTTGCGCGATGCGAATATTGTAAGTGTCGATTTAAATGCGGTAAAGGCATCAGAAGTAAGTGTAAATCAAAAGTACTCTCCCAATGGTTTAGACGGTAAAGAAATTTGTGCTATTTCGCGTTATGCGGGGATAAGCAACAAAGTGTCTTCGTTTGGAATTTATGGTTACAAACCTTCTAAAGATGACGAGATAACGTCTATGTTAATCGCTCAGATAATTTGGTACTTTATTGAGGGCTATAATTTTAGAGTGAAAGATGATGTTTTTGTAGATGAAAAAAGTTATCAAAAGTTTATCGCTTTAGTGGACGACCAAGAATTGGTGTTTTACAAAAGTACTGCCTCGGGAAGGTGGTGGATTGAGATTCCCTTTTTATCAGACATCAATAATAAATTAAAAAGACATACGTTATTACCTTGCACGCATCAAGATTATTTGGAAGCCTGTAATAACCATATACCAGAACGCTGGTATAAGGCTTTCCAAAAGAATTGTTTTTAA
- the gldK gene encoding gliding motility lipoprotein GldK has protein sequence MKKFILLTAVLALLTSCGSKDRGELVGVKGKKWHPEKPYGMELIPGGAFIMGKADDDLAGVHDAPAKTVTVRALYMDATEITNSEYRQFVNWVRDSILRLELAKMADDYGLTPQDGGIGEYAFKDADTTNMSVYEKYMFENYTGLGDTGYEGRKINRDIDLIFDTDKYPDEFYAEVMDTMYLPLEESYNGQRTWDVKKFNFQYSYMDIQEAARNRGVKRKDAIIKEEVNVYPDTTVWIRDFAYSYNEPMHNDYFWHDAYSDYPVVGVTWKQAKAFCEWRTINKNTYQKSKKAAHVNRFRLPNEAEWEYAARGGLQAATYPWGGPYTRSSRGCFMANFKPVRGDYAADQALYTVEAKSYDPNDYNLYNMAGNVSEWVNASYDPNSYEYTSTINPSVNDKNNKRKVIRGGSWKDVAYYLQVSTRDYEYADSARSYIGFRTVQDYMGTKVTNN, from the coding sequence ATGAAGAAGTTTATTTTATTAACCGCAGTTTTAGCATTGTTAACCAGTTGTGGCTCTAAAGACAGAGGTGAGTTGGTAGGTGTTAAGGGTAAAAAATGGCATCCAGAAAAGCCTTATGGTATGGAGCTTATACCTGGTGGTGCATTTATTATGGGTAAAGCTGACGACGATCTTGCTGGTGTTCACGATGCCCCTGCAAAAACCGTTACTGTAAGAGCACTGTATATGGATGCCACAGAGATTACAAATAGCGAATATAGACAGTTTGTTAACTGGGTAAGAGATTCTATTTTAAGACTTGAATTGGCTAAGATGGCAGACGATTATGGTTTAACACCACAGGATGGTGGTATTGGTGAGTATGCTTTTAAAGATGCCGATACAACGAACATGTCTGTTTATGAAAAATATATGTTCGAGAATTATACTGGTCTTGGCGACACGGGATACGAAGGTCGAAAAATAAACAGAGATATTGATCTAATTTTTGACACCGATAAATATCCAGATGAATTTTACGCTGAGGTTATGGATACTATGTATTTACCACTCGAGGAGAGTTATAATGGCCAGCGCACTTGGGATGTTAAGAAATTTAATTTTCAATACAGTTACATGGATATTCAGGAGGCTGCCAGAAATAGAGGTGTAAAACGTAAAGATGCCATTATCAAAGAAGAAGTTAATGTTTACCCAGACACCACAGTTTGGATAAGAGATTTTGCGTATTCTTATAACGAACCTATGCACAACGATTATTTTTGGCACGACGCTTACAGCGATTATCCAGTTGTGGGTGTAACATGGAAACAAGCAAAAGCATTTTGTGAGTGGAGAACGATTAATAAAAATACTTATCAAAAATCTAAAAAAGCTGCACATGTAAATCGGTTTAGATTGCCTAACGAGGCCGAATGGGAGTACGCGGCAAGAGGGGGGTTACAAGCCGCAACTTATCCCTGGGGTGGACCTTATACCAGAAGTTCTAGAGGTTGCTTTATGGCAAACTTTAAGCCAGTACGAGGCGATTACGCTGCCGACCAAGCCTTGTATACTGTAGAAGCTAAATCTTACGACCCTAACGATTATAATTTGTATAATATGGCTGGTAATGTCTCAGAATGGGTTAATGCTTCTTACGATCCAAACTCGTACGAGTACACTTCAACAATAAATCCAAGTGTTAACGATAAAAACAACAAACGTAAGGTTATAAGAGGAGGTTCATGGAAAGATGTAGCTTACTATTTACAAGTAAGTACTAGAGACTACGAATATGCCGATTCTGCAAGAAGCTATATTGGTTTCAGAACGGTTCAAGATTATATGGGTACAAAAGTTACTAACAACTAA
- the gldL gene encoding gliding motility protein GldL, with protein sequence MANTNTRKKYINMAYGLGASIVIIGALFKITHFELGPINGNLMLTIGLVAEAIIFAISAFEPVDDEFNWALVYPELQGGKPGAKKEQPQNAQGLLSQKLDELLKEAKIDGELMSSLGQSIKNFEGAAKNISSTAESVEASKKYGQELTLAAAQMESLNSLYKVQLESASKQAAINQESVENAAKLKEQMQSLASNLSSLNGVYGGMLSAMNKN encoded by the coding sequence ATGGCAAACACAAACACAAGAAAAAAGTATATTAATATGGCTTATGGCCTGGGAGCTTCAATCGTAATTATTGGGGCTTTATTTAAGATTACGCATTTCGAACTCGGACCAATTAATGGTAACCTCATGTTAACTATCGGGCTAGTAGCCGAAGCCATAATTTTTGCCATTTCGGCATTTGAGCCTGTCGATGACGAATTTAATTGGGCGCTAGTGTACCCAGAATTACAAGGCGGTAAACCAGGAGCTAAAAAAGAGCAGCCACAAAATGCACAGGGATTGTTATCACAAAAACTGGATGAATTATTAAAAGAAGCTAAAATTGATGGCGAATTAATGTCAAGCTTAGGCCAGAGTATTAAAAATTTCGAAGGTGCGGCAAAAAATATTTCTTCGACAGCAGAATCTGTAGAAGCTTCAAAAAAGTACGGACAAGAATTAACGCTTGCTGCGGCACAAATGGAATCTTTAAACAGCTTGTACAAAGTACAGTTAGAGAGTGCTAGTAAACAAGCTGCAATTAACCAAGAGTCTGTAGAGAATGCTGCGAAACTAAAAGAGCAAATGCAATCTTTAGCATCCAACCTATCATCGTTAAATGGTGTTTATGGTGGTATGTTATCTGCAATGAACAAAAACTAG
- the gldM gene encoding gliding motility protein GldM translates to MAGGNLSPRQRMINLMYLIFIAMLALNMSKEVLSAFGLMNERLVESNQAAEARNNNFVESLALKAEEQPEKYAPLKADADKIHKLAQEFDAYLAELKKGMKATVEDPQDYEKMDRGNYLDEKFFKGDKLKEDGQEFLNQIENFREGVVALLQDEKGMEEVVKDVKDKFTTSQVTNRDGIEVDWLDYHYKGFPLVASLTKITQLQSDIKTTESEILSNMLQGTLSSEVSMTNYTTLMETSKSAYFNGEKFDGQIVLGRKDASTVPTRVELTLDGRPLSEKEYTIEEGKVKLNIGAGGVGEHKIEGKLIFAQDGEEIEVPVNSSFATVSKPNSATISADKMNVVYRGVKNPMTISFAGIPDNKVSASAQGLSRRSGSSYVMDATRIKGREVRINVSGTLPDGTPVSDNAKFRIKDLPKPTGTVRGEDGSLKMQRNSLEISTIGAKFDDFDFELPLRVTGFKFKVQGQPTINVKGNKLDNRAKAALRRAKRGSGVQIFDIEAKASGVSVILKKVSPVFVELTN, encoded by the coding sequence ATGGCAGGAGGAAATTTATCACCGAGACAGAGAATGATTAATCTGATGTATTTAATATTTATAGCAATGCTAGCTTTAAATATGTCGAAAGAAGTGCTTTCAGCCTTCGGATTAATGAATGAAAGGCTTGTAGAGTCAAATCAGGCAGCAGAAGCGCGTAACAATAATTTCGTAGAAAGTTTAGCGCTGAAGGCCGAAGAACAACCTGAAAAATACGCGCCTTTAAAAGCAGATGCCGATAAAATACACAAACTAGCCCAAGAATTCGACGCTTATTTAGCAGAATTAAAAAAGGGCATGAAAGCCACTGTAGAAGATCCTCAAGATTATGAGAAAATGGACAGAGGCAATTATTTGGATGAAAAATTCTTTAAAGGCGACAAGCTTAAGGAAGATGGTCAAGAATTTTTAAATCAAATTGAAAACTTTAGAGAAGGCGTAGTAGCGCTTTTACAGGATGAGAAGGGCATGGAAGAGGTAGTTAAAGATGTAAAAGATAAATTTACTACCAGCCAAGTTACAAATCGAGACGGTATCGAGGTCGATTGGTTAGACTATCATTACAAAGGCTTTCCATTAGTAGCTTCTTTAACAAAAATTACTCAACTTCAATCGGATATAAAAACGACCGAGTCTGAAATTTTGAGTAATATGTTGCAGGGTACACTTTCTAGTGAGGTGTCAATGACAAATTACACCACATTAATGGAAACCTCTAAGTCTGCGTATTTTAATGGCGAGAAGTTCGACGGTCAAATAGTACTAGGTCGTAAAGATGCATCGACGGTACCAACGCGAGTAGAATTAACTTTAGATGGCAGACCATTATCTGAGAAAGAATATACTATTGAAGAGGGAAAGGTCAAGTTAAATATTGGTGCTGGAGGAGTTGGAGAACATAAAATTGAAGGTAAATTAATTTTTGCTCAAGATGGTGAAGAAATTGAAGTTCCTGTAAATTCATCTTTTGCAACAGTATCTAAACCAAACTCAGCAACCATTTCTGCAGATAAAATGAATGTGGTTTACAGAGGCGTTAAAAACCCGATGACCATTTCTTTTGCTGGTATTCCAGACAATAAGGTATCTGCAAGTGCACAAGGTTTATCCAGAAGGTCGGGTAGTAGCTATGTTATGGATGCTACCAGAATTAAAGGTAGAGAAGTTAGAATTAACGTTAGCGGTACATTACCAGATGGAACCCCTGTAAGCGACAATGCTAAATTTAGAATTAAAGATTTACCAAAACCTACCGGTACGGTAAGGGGTGAAGACGGATCGTTAAAAATGCAGCGAAATAGTCTTGAGATTTCTACTATTGGTGCTAAATTTGATGATTTCGATTTCGAATTGCCTTTACGTGTTACAGGTTTTAAATTTAAAGTTCAAGGGCAACCAACAATAAATGTTAAGGGTAATAAGTTAGATAATAGAGCAAAAGCTGCGTTGCGTAGAGCGAAACGTGGTTCTGGAGTTCAAATATTCGACATCGAGGCTAAAGCTTCTGGTGTGAGTGTGATACTTAAAAAAGTTTCCCCTGTATTTGTTGAGCTCACCAACTAG
- the gldN gene encoding gliding motility protein GldN has translation MNLKSFLLTVTAVFTVSSVFAQANILNAKSPEEIGVRTEAQKAVDNDKPLDYGYVDDRDVLFSKIVWERINLDERSNFPLYYPIDTNNIGQNRRSLYDVLMKSIQNGEIENIYGDSYFTSKRTLKDIEGALTMVDTTELGIEQLNAGEVLSAEYINKRTLNAGDIKAYHIKGLWYFDKRQAEMKYRLLGIAPVAPDVNFIDEEQPDLVELFWVFFPDARNVLHEAKAFNNSNSSVPFSFDHILNSRRFHATIYAEENVQGDRKIGDYIPDNALMQLLEADRIKEKIRDFELDMWTN, from the coding sequence ATGAATTTGAAAAGTTTTTTATTAACCGTAACTGCTGTCTTTACTGTATCTAGTGTTTTTGCACAAGCAAATATATTGAATGCAAAAAGTCCAGAAGAAATTGGAGTGCGAACAGAAGCTCAAAAAGCTGTCGACAACGATAAACCTTTAGATTATGGTTATGTTGACGATAGAGATGTGCTTTTTTCTAAAATTGTTTGGGAAAGAATAAACCTAGACGAGCGCTCTAACTTTCCGTTATACTATCCTATTGATACCAATAACATTGGTCAAAATAGACGATCGTTATACGATGTATTGATGAAGAGTATTCAAAACGGTGAAATAGAAAATATATACGGTGATTCTTATTTTACATCAAAGCGTACTTTAAAAGATATTGAAGGTGCTTTAACCATGGTCGATACAACCGAATTGGGTATTGAGCAATTAAATGCTGGTGAGGTCTTGTCGGCAGAATACATCAATAAGCGTACTTTAAACGCCGGAGATATTAAAGCCTATCATATTAAAGGTTTATGGTATTTTGATAAGCGTCAGGCCGAAATGAAATATCGTTTATTAGGTATTGCGCCAGTGGCTCCTGATGTGAATTTTATTGATGAGGAACAACCTGATTTAGTTGAGTTGTTTTGGGTGTTTTTCCCAGATGCCCGAAATGTTTTGCACGAGGCTAAAGCTTTTAATAATAGCAATAGTTCGGTTCCTTTTTCTTTCGATCATATTTTAAATTCAAGACGTTTTCACGCCACTATTTATGCCGAAGAAAATGTTCAGGGCGATAGAAAGATTGGCGATTATATACCTGATAATGCCTTGATGCAATTATTAGAAGCAGATCGGATAAAAGAAAAAATTAGAGACTTTGAGTTGGATATGTGGACCAATTAA
- a CDS encoding NAD(P)/FAD-dependent oxidoreductase produces MQVDYIIIGVGLAGISFCEQLKANNKTFVVFDNSSQQSSIVAGGLYNPVVLKRFTSVWNSALQLKTALPMYANLEKRLQVKLDYKMSVYRKFASLEEQNNWFAACDKPKLAEYLSPEIIKNTHPNISAQFGFGEVLQTGRIDVKCLVDAYKKELLSKELFFESDFDYQHIETGDEGVQYRDISAKHIVFAEGFGLVKNPYFKHLPLMPTKGELLIIEAPDLKINYVLKAGVFLIPLHDNLYIVGATYQRDDTTHAVTSQAKDTLLTKLETLINCSYSVVNQVAGIRPTVKDRRPLVGQHARCKNMYVLNGLGSRGVMIGPYVARALYNFIEHQTPLDTEIDIKRFL; encoded by the coding sequence ATGCAAGTAGATTATATAATTATAGGTGTAGGTTTAGCCGGTATTAGTTTTTGCGAACAATTAAAGGCTAATAATAAAACGTTTGTTGTTTTCGATAACAGTTCTCAACAGTCATCTATAGTGGCTGGTGGTTTGTATAATCCAGTGGTCTTAAAACGTTTTACATCGGTTTGGAATAGTGCTTTACAACTAAAAACGGCATTGCCCATGTATGCTAATTTAGAAAAAAGGCTACAAGTGAAACTGGACTATAAAATGTCTGTGTATCGAAAATTCGCATCACTTGAAGAACAAAACAACTGGTTTGCCGCCTGCGATAAGCCCAAATTAGCTGAATATTTGTCTCCTGAAATTATAAAAAACACCCATCCTAATATATCTGCTCAATTTGGTTTCGGAGAAGTTTTACAAACCGGTAGAATTGATGTGAAATGTTTGGTGGATGCCTATAAAAAGGAATTATTGAGCAAAGAGCTCTTTTTTGAGTCCGATTTTGATTATCAACATATTGAAACAGGAGATGAAGGTGTCCAGTACCGAGATATAAGCGCCAAACACATCGTTTTTGCTGAAGGTTTTGGCCTTGTTAAAAACCCGTATTTTAAACACTTACCTTTGATGCCTACTAAAGGGGAATTGTTAATTATTGAGGCACCCGATTTAAAAATTAATTATGTTTTAAAAGCTGGTGTTTTTTTAATTCCGTTGCATGATAATTTATATATCGTTGGTGCGACTTACCAGAGGGACGATACCACTCATGCGGTTACCAGCCAGGCTAAAGACACCCTTTTAACTAAACTGGAAACACTCATTAATTGTTCGTATAGTGTGGTTAATCAAGTGGCAGGAATACGGCCTACGGTAAAAGATAGACGCCCCTTAGTTGGGCAACATGCTAGATGTAAAAACATGTATGTTTTAAATGGTTTGGGTTCGCGTGGCGTTATGATTGGACCCTATGTGGCAAGGGCGCTTTATAATTTTATTGAACACCAAACACCTTTGGATACCGAGATAGATATTAAACGTTTTTTATAG